From Solibaculum mannosilyticum:
ATTCCCGTTCCTTGACTGTATTATACAATAAATTACCCAATGTTCCAACTACTTTTCCTCCAAAAGCCTTGTTTCACTTTGACAGATGCTTCCAGGATTGGTATAATGTTTGGGAAGCACACTAAGAGAAAAGAAGAGAAATGAGGGCTGTCCATGAGAATCGCATTGTTTGTTGAAACCTATTTGCCGTATATCAATGGCGTAGTGACTCATATTAAAGTGCTCAAGGACGGCTTGACCGCCTTGGGGCATGAGGTTTTGATCGTTACTGCCGATCCCCATGCAAAGCATCACTATATTGAGGATGGTGTTTTACATTGTCCCGCCCATCCGCTCAAACAGCTCTATGGCTATGGCCTGGCAAAACCCATCAGCCGGGTCCGTATGCGTTATCTCAAGCAGTTTAATCCCGATGTCCTGCACATGCACCAGGAATTCAGCGTGGGCTTTTTCTCCACTATGGCGGCCAAAAAACTCCATAAGCCGCTGGTGTACACGCTGCATACTATGTACGACGAGTATCTTTTCTATGTAGCGCCCAAGCCCTTTGTACCCGCCGCCCGTAAAATTTCCCATCAGTACACCCGTCATTTGGCAAAACGGGCTTCGGCTGTCACCAGCCCTTCCCGCAAGGCCGACGAGTATTTTAAAGAATGCCGCGTCAAGAAAAAGGTGGAGGTCATCCCCAACAGCATCGATTACGAAGCCTTTGATCCCGCCAATACCTCTCCTGAAAAACGTCAGGCGCTGCGGGAAAAAATGGGCATCCGGGAAGGCGATACCTCCTTGATCTTCCTCGGCCGTCTGGGCAAAGAAAAGAGTGTGGATCTCCTTCTCGATTACTTGGCCGAACAGTTCCCGGATGAGGATCGTCTCCGTCTGGTGGTGGTGGGCGACGGCCCGGAGACCGACGCTCTCAAGCAGCAGGCAAAGCGGCTAGGGCTTGACCATCGCGTTACATTTACCGGCAGTGTGGATCATTCTGAAGTCCCGGCCTATTTTTCGGCCTGCGATATTTATGTTTCGGCTTCTCTTACCGAAATGATGTCTATCTCCATGCTGGAGGGGATGGCTTCCGGATTGCCGGTGGTTTTGCGGTATGATCCCCTCAACGCTTCCCAGATCGAAGAAGGCGTCAATGGATACAACTACAAGACGCCTGAAGAGATGGCTTCCATCATCCGGAATCTCATGAATCTGAGCCAAGAGGAGAAGGATGCTATGAGGGTACGGGTGCGGGAAAGCGTCCGCAATGCCGGGGCCATCAATTTGGCGAAATATATGCTGAGTATTTATTCCCGCGTCACCGGTATCCCTGTGGAAGAAGAAAAAAAATAAAGATATAAGCTTCATAATACGAGAAACACCGCCAGGTATCAAAAGATCGATACCTGGCGGTTTCTTTTTTAAAACCGCCTTATCAGAAATTGTTAGTTCTCTTCCCGCCGTCCGTGATGCAGGCAGGTAAGCCCTACATAAAGCGTGGAAAACCGATTGTGCGGATCGATGGAGGCCACAGACGGCTGCGACGTGGTCTGATCGCCGGACAGCGGCATCCGCACCGACACCCGCATTCCGTCCGAACCGTCGGCCAAAGCCGCTCCTCCATGAGAGAGGGCGATGAGCTTTACCAATGCCAACCCTACCCCGCTTCCCGAATGGTCTACGCCGTCGGGATGATAGGAATAAAAGGGTTCAAAGATGCGGGCGGTGTGCAGAGGGGAAAGTCCGGGACCGTCGTCGGACACCGTCAAAAAGGCCATGGCGTCCCGGACGTGAAGAGAAAATCGGATCTGGTCCCCCCCAT
This genomic window contains:
- a CDS encoding glycosyltransferase, producing MRIALFVETYLPYINGVVTHIKVLKDGLTALGHEVLIVTADPHAKHHYIEDGVLHCPAHPLKQLYGYGLAKPISRVRMRYLKQFNPDVLHMHQEFSVGFFSTMAAKKLHKPLVYTLHTMYDEYLFYVAPKPFVPAARKISHQYTRHLAKRASAVTSPSRKADEYFKECRVKKKVEVIPNSIDYEAFDPANTSPEKRQALREKMGIREGDTSLIFLGRLGKEKSVDLLLDYLAEQFPDEDRLRLVVVGDGPETDALKQQAKRLGLDHRVTFTGSVDHSEVPAYFSACDIYVSASLTEMMSISMLEGMASGLPVVLRYDPLNASQIEEGVNGYNYKTPEEMASIIRNLMNLSQEEKDAMRVRVRESVRNAGAINLAKYMLSIYSRVTGIPVEEEKK